The genomic interval TTTTTTATATCCTTAAGTTTTCTTTCTTTCTCTTCCTTTTGCTCTTTTACTTCAAACCTTTTCCCCACAAAATTTCCCCTTCTTTCTTCCCATATTTCTATATTTGTGCCCCGAGGTAAGATTTTCTTTAACATTCCTTCAAATCTCTTCCTATCCAGTCCCAAGTCAAGAAGAGCTCCTATAAACATATCTCCACTTATGCCCGAAAAACAATCTATATACAAAATCTTCTCTTCCATTTTTATTTTTTCTCTTTCATTTTCTTTATAATAGCCGCAGCAAAAAATCCTGCGTTATACCCACCATCTATATTAACAACACTAACACCTGGAGCACAAGAATTGAGCATTGTAAGAAGAGGAGCAAGCCCTTTAAAACTTGCCCCATAACCACAAGAAGTTGGAACAGCAATTATTGGAGTATTAGTAAGTCCTGCAATTACAGAAGGAAGAGCGCCTTCCATTCCAGCAATTGCGATTACAACATCAGCTTTTTTTAATTTTTCTTTTATCCATAAAATCCGATGAATTCCAGCAATCCCAACATCAAATATTGTTTCCACTCCTACCCCCATTGACCTTACTGTTATTTCACTTTCTTTTGCCACCGGAATATCTGAAGTCCCAGCAGTGACAATCAAAACTTCACCAATTGTCTTTTTTGGATATTCTCCAATGAAAGCAATAGAGGCTTCAGAATATATTTTCGCTTCAGGATAAATCTCTTTTATTTTCTTTAATGTTTCCTTAGGAACTTTTGTGGCAAGGACATTAGTATGATTTTTTAACTTCCCAATTATCTCTATTATTTGTTCCTCAGTTTTGTTTAAACAATAAATAGCTTCAGGAGCCCCCATTCTAAGTTCTCTATGTGTATCAATTTTCGCAAAACCAAGTTCCAAGAAAGGAAGACTTTCTAAAACTTCTAAGGCCTCTTCTACACTTTTCTTCCCTTTTCTAACTTCCTCAAGCAGTTTCTTTATTTCGCTTTTACTTAAACTCAATATCCATACTCCCGCTTCTATAACCTTCAAGATCAAGAGTTACATACTGATAGCCAATCCTCTTAAAACTTGAGATTATACTTTCTCTTTGAGAAAAAATCTTATCAAAATCTTTTT from candidate division WOR-3 bacterium carries:
- the larB gene encoding nickel pincer cofactor biosynthesis protein LarB, whose amino-acid sequence is MSLSKSEIKKLLEEVRKGKKSVEEALEVLESLPFLELGFAKIDTHRELRMGAPEAIYCLNKTEEQIIEIIGKLKNHTNVLATKVPKETLKKIKEIYPEAKIYSEASIAFIGEYPKKTIGEVLIVTAGTSDIPVAKESEITVRSMGVGVETIFDVGIAGIHRILWIKEKLKKADVVIAIAGMEGALPSVIAGLTNTPIIAVPTSCGYGASFKGLAPLLTMLNSCAPGVSVVNIDGGYNAGFFAAAIIKKMKEKK